Proteins encoded in a region of the Salminus brasiliensis chromosome 2, fSalBra1.hap2, whole genome shotgun sequence genome:
- the hrh2a gene encoding histamine receptor H2a isoform X1: protein MLSQIALGVTLSLLILLTVCGNVLVCLAVFATRRLRSVTNCFIVSLAVTDLLLGVLVLPFSTLLEVTGDWPLGAHFCNVYISMDVMLSTASILNLLAISVDRYFAVTAPLRYPTLLLPWRVGASLAAIWLVSVGVSFVPIHLGWNTVDRTVQNHGEGDPARDCRFELNPTYVLVDAFATFYLPLVAMCWLYHRVFRIARAQAKRIVSTHRGPNAAFSSSSLPGVTALALREHKATVTLAVVLGAFVICWFPYFTFFIIMGIRAERNLPRTAYSVVLWLGYTNSALNPLLYAALNRDFRSAYGRLLCGARGVTTPTGTPPAALEVGLMDGHAPSGNRVELTPDGCLMLQDFNTGRSEDSNGITVTMVTVLSNGHNRYWKR from the coding sequence ATGTTGTCTCAAATAGCGCTTGGTGTGACTCTATCACTCCTCATTCTGCTAACGGTGTGCGGGAACGTGCTGGTCTGCCTGGCCGTCTTCGCCACGCGGCGCCTGCGCAGTGTCACCAACTGCTTCATCGTGTCTCTGGCCGTTACCGACCTCCTGTTGGGCGTCCTCGTTCTCCCTTTTTCCACCCTCCTGGAGGTGACCGGCGACTGGCCACTGGGGGCTCACTTTTGCAACGTCTACATCTCGATGGATGTCATGCTAAGCACCGCCTCCATCCTCAACCTGCTGGCTATTAGTGTAGACCGCTACTTTGCTGTAACAGCGCCTCTGCGCTACCCAACTCTCCTGCTGCCGTGGCGCGTGGGCGCCTCCCTGGCGGCGATTTGGCTGGTGTCGGTGGGCGTGTCCTTTGTGCCCATTCACCTGGGCTGGAACACGGTGGATCGCACAGTGCAGAACCACGGCGAGGGCGACCCGGCCAGAGACTGTCGCTTTGAGCTAAACCCCACCTATGTGCTGGTCGATGCTTTTGCCACTTTTTacctccccctggtggccatGTGCTGGCTGTACCACAGGGTGTTCCGTATTGCACGGGCACAGGCTAAACGCATCGTCTCCACGCACCGTGGCCCCAATGCTGCCTTCAGTTCCTCGTCATTACCCGGAGTGACGGCGTTAGCGCTGCGCGAGCACAAAGCTACCGTGACGCTGGCGGTGGTGCTGGGGGCCTTTGTTATTTGCTGGTTTCCGTATTTTACGTTTTTCATCATTATGGGAATACGCGCAGAGAGGAATCTCCCAAGGACAGCTTACTCGGTAGTGTTGTGGTTAGGCTACACTAACTCTGCCCTGAACCCCCTCCTCTACGCGGCCCTCAACAGAGACTTCAGATCAGCGTATGGCAGGCTGCTGTGTGGAGCCAGAGGGGTTACAACACCCACAGGAACACCCCCTGCGGCCTTGGAGGTGGGGCTGATGGATGGACACGCCCCCAGTGGCAACAGGGTGGAGCTTACACCTGACGGTTGTTTGAtgctgcaggattttaacaCTGGGAGGAGTGAGGACAGCAATGGGATAACTGTCACCATGGTTACTGTCCTGTCTAATGGCCATAACAGGTATTGGAAACGCTAA
- the hrh2a gene encoding histamine receptor H2a isoform X2, with the protein MLSQIALGVTLSLLILLTVCGNVLVCLAVFATRRLRSVTNCFIVSLAVTDLLLGVLVLPFSTLLEVTGDWPLGAHFCNVYISMDVMLSTASILNLLAISVDRYFAVTAPLRYPTLLLPWRVGASLAAIWLVSVGVSFVPIHLGWNTVDRTVQNHGEGDPARDCRFELNPTYVLVDAFATFYLPLVAMCWLYHRVFRIARAQAKRIVSTHRGPNAAFSSSSLPGVTALALREHKATVTLAVVLGAFVICWFPYFTFFIIMGIRAERNLPRTAYSVVLWLGYTNSALNPLLYAALNRDFRSAYGRLLCGARGVTTPTGTPPAALEVGLMDGHAPSGNRVELTPDGCLMLQDFNTGRSEDSNGITVTMVTVLSNGHNSS; encoded by the exons ATGTTGTCTCAAATAGCGCTTGGTGTGACTCTATCACTCCTCATTCTGCTAACGGTGTGCGGGAACGTGCTGGTCTGCCTGGCCGTCTTCGCCACGCGGCGCCTGCGCAGTGTCACCAACTGCTTCATCGTGTCTCTGGCCGTTACCGACCTCCTGTTGGGCGTCCTCGTTCTCCCTTTTTCCACCCTCCTGGAGGTGACCGGCGACTGGCCACTGGGGGCTCACTTTTGCAACGTCTACATCTCGATGGATGTCATGCTAAGCACCGCCTCCATCCTCAACCTGCTGGCTATTAGTGTAGACCGCTACTTTGCTGTAACAGCGCCTCTGCGCTACCCAACTCTCCTGCTGCCGTGGCGCGTGGGCGCCTCCCTGGCGGCGATTTGGCTGGTGTCGGTGGGCGTGTCCTTTGTGCCCATTCACCTGGGCTGGAACACGGTGGATCGCACAGTGCAGAACCACGGCGAGGGCGACCCGGCCAGAGACTGTCGCTTTGAGCTAAACCCCACCTATGTGCTGGTCGATGCTTTTGCCACTTTTTacctccccctggtggccatGTGCTGGCTGTACCACAGGGTGTTCCGTATTGCACGGGCACAGGCTAAACGCATCGTCTCCACGCACCGTGGCCCCAATGCTGCCTTCAGTTCCTCGTCATTACCCGGAGTGACGGCGTTAGCGCTGCGCGAGCACAAAGCTACCGTGACGCTGGCGGTGGTGCTGGGGGCCTTTGTTATTTGCTGGTTTCCGTATTTTACGTTTTTCATCATTATGGGAATACGCGCAGAGAGGAATCTCCCAAGGACAGCTTACTCGGTAGTGTTGTGGTTAGGCTACACTAACTCTGCCCTGAACCCCCTCCTCTACGCGGCCCTCAACAGAGACTTCAGATCAGCGTATGGCAGGCTGCTGTGTGGAGCCAGAGGGGTTACAACACCCACAGGAACACCCCCTGCGGCCTTGGAGGTGGGGCTGATGGATGGACACGCCCCCAGTGGCAACAGGGTGGAGCTTACACCTGACGGTTGTTTGAtgctgcaggattttaacaCTGGGAGGAGTGAGGACAGCAATGGGATAACTGTCACCATGGTTACTGTCCTGTCTAATGGCCATAACAG TTCATAA
- the LOC140549850 gene encoding T-cell leukemia homeobox protein 3-like, whose protein sequence is MESAQSPRPEPSCKNAHEPIRFGIDQILGSSDSAPESPTGTTAAPFSVLSNPRISLAGSLGGSMVYGASRAVGHRGVIRVPAHRPLTVASIPMGAAAAAAAGFGALCFPWVDHSRRFTTKDRLAVPALLPLSLTRRVGHPYQNRTPPKRKKPRTSFSRVQICELEKRFHRQKYLASAERAALAKSLKMTDAQVKTWFQNRRTKWRRQTAEEREAERQQANRMLLQLQADVLQKSISESVSVDPLCVHNSSLYALQNLQPWAQDKPGKLATATSLA, encoded by the exons ATGGAAAGCGCCCAGAGCCCGAGGCCGGAGCCGTCCTGTAAAAACGCGCACGAGCCCATCCGCTTCGGGATCGACCAGATACTGGGCTCCTCGGACAGCGCCCCGGAGAGCCCCACCGGGACCACCGCAGCGCCCTTCTCTGTCCTGTCCAACCCCAGGATCTCCCTTGCGGGCTCTCTTGGGGGTTCAATGGTGTACGGGGCAAGCAGGGCGGTGGGTCACCGAGGGGTGATTAGGGTACCCGCTCACAGGCCGCTGACCGTCGCCTCCATCCCTATgggcgcagcagcagcagcagcagcggggTTTGGGGCGCTCTGCTTCCCCTGGGTGGATCATAGCCGCAGATTCACCACCAAAGACAGGCTGGCAG TTCCAGCTCTCCTCCCTCTGAGTCTCACCCGTAGGGTTGGTCACCCGTACCAGAACCGTACTCCGCCCAAACGAAAGAAACCGCGCACTTCCTTTAGCCGTGTGCAGATCTGTGAGTTGGAGAAGCGCTTCCACAGGCAGAAGTACCTGGCCAGCGCAGAGCGCGCGGCTCTGGCCAAGAGCCTAAAAATGACCGACGCTCAGGTCAAAACATGGTTCCAGAACCGCAGAACCAAATGGag GCGACAGACGGCTGAGGAGAGGGAGGCTGAGCGACAGCAGGCCAATCGGATGCTGCTCCAGTTGCAGGCTGATGTGCTGCAGAAGTCCATCAGTGAATCCGTGTCCGTAGATCCCCTGTGTGTGCATAACTCGTCCCTGTACGCCCTGCAGAACCTGCAGCCGTGGGCTCAGGATAAACCAGGGAAACTGGCCACCGCTACTTCACTAGCCTAG
- the LOC140549849 gene encoding claudin-23-like, with protein sequence MRTPRVLLLGLVFVPCGWILDLTSTVAPNWRTIHNISGHPQDLVLHQGIWDICKSFTASRDVLCNHEDNEYFNNQIIEVARRMMVASLIVTLIGLAVVTIGTHCWTDKPRWSVGGLGGLLIFSSGVLAIIPVAWYHHILTYINSPSSDIRVGYCIVLGYTGGITEVLGGFVMFGGLYQGQCKCQCRSETNGAEGAENIVGRLSDPQTHRKSDGHGGARRSRASSMPYSVDSLKQEINFWRGKTSTSASNTL encoded by the coding sequence ATGCGAACTCCTCGAGTTCTTCTGCTAGGCTTGGTCTTTGTTCCCTGTGGCTGGATCCTGGACCTGACCAGCACGGTGGCTCCAAACTGGCGCACCATCCACAACATCAGCGGGCATCCTCAGGACCTGGTGCTTCACCAGGGTATATGGGACATCTGCAAGTCCTTCACGGCGTCTCGGGACGTCCTGTGCAACCATGAGGACAACGAGTACTTCAACAACCAAATCATTGAGGTGGCCCGGAGGATGATGGTAGCCAGTCTGATCGTGACCCTCATCGGCCTGGCCGTGGTCACTATTGGGACCCACTGCTGGACGGACAAGCCGAGGTGGTCGGTAGGAGGACTCGGGGGCCTCCTCATCTTCAGTTCCGGGGTTCTGGCCATCATCCCCGTGGCATGGTATCACCATATCCTGACCTACATCAACTCGCCGTCCAGCGACATCCGTGTGGGATACTGCATAGTGCTGGGCTACACAGGCGGCATCACGGaggtgctggggggctttgtgaTGTTCGGTGGGCTGTACCAGGGCCAGTGCAAGTGCCAGTGCCGTAGCGAGACGAATGGCGCGGAGGGAGCCGAGAACATCGTCGGCCGACTTTCCGACCCTCAGACGCACCGCAAAAGCGATGGACACGGGGGCGCGAGGAGAAGCCGCGCAAGCAGCATGCCGTACTCAGTGGACTCGCTGAAGCAGGAGATAAACTTCTGGCGAGGGAAGACATCCACCAGTGCCTCAAACACACTGTAA